From the genome of bacterium, one region includes:
- the rplV gene encoding 50S ribosomal protein L22 encodes MEQASALLRFERVSFRKMKPVADLIRHRTAEAAERVLMVSPRRTARIMLKLLRSAIANAGNNPKISDAASLFVSRVDLGAGPTEKRARFRARGRVFLIRHRRAHVRIVLEEPEAELDAEKVKARGSESKGLVKERESRLGSES; translated from the coding sequence GTGGAACAGGCTAGTGCGCTTTTAAGGTTCGAGCGAGTCTCATTCCGGAAGATGAAGCCGGTTGCGGACTTGATACGACATAGAACGGCCGAGGCAGCCGAGCGGGTGTTAATGGTCTCGCCTCGTCGGACGGCTCGGATCATGCTGAAGTTATTGCGGTCTGCGATTGCCAACGCGGGGAACAATCCTAAGATAAGTGACGCGGCTTCGCTCTTTGTGTCGAGGGTTGACTTGGGAGCTGGACCGACAGAGAAGCGAGCGCGTTTTAGGGCGCGAGGTCGTGTATTTTTGATACGTCATCGGAGGGCGCATGTTCGGATAGTTCTCGAGGAGCCCGAGGCTGAGCTCGATGCGGAGAAGGTTAAGGCTAGAGGGTCGGAGAGCAAAGGGCTAGTGAAAGAGAGGGAGAGCAGGCTTGGGTCAGAAAGCTAA